A stretch of DNA from Spirosoma endbachense:
CCGAAATTATTGCTACCCTACTGAATAATGGATGGCAACAAACAGGTGTTAAACGAATCATTGCCCATACATTACCCACTAATAAAGCATCGATCGGGGCATTAGTTAAAAATGGATTTTACCAAATAGATAGCGACGATCCAGAAAAGTTGTGCTTCGAACGGCTTCCTATTGCCTAGCTGCCGATCACGTTTAGTTAAGAATGGTCAAAACTTAAGCTAATCTGCCGCATTAATCGCTGGCGAATCGTTCGTATAAGCCGTCAGCTTCTGGACAAGTATTCCTTTCCCGAAAATTGCGGCTAATGCGATAGAATTAGACCTTTAACCAGCAAATCAAGAAGAAAGCTGATCCAGCATTCCCTGATACTAAGCTTTCATTACTGTTTGTTTGCTGGTAGCTGCTTAACGAGCACGAAGTCGAGATAAGCAAGATTGGACCCTTTGTTGTAGTGTAAGGTAAGCAGATTAGTCCCAGCTACGGGAAAGGTAACTTCACCAACGGTAGCCTGGGTCCACCGATGAAAATCCCCGGTATTCTCAGGCAATATCAGGTCAACGGCTTTTTTATTATTCAGCCATAACGATGATTTATTATCCTGAAAGCCATAAACAGTAATGATCTTATACAGGCCTGGTACTTTTACGTCAACCGTATAATTGGTCCATTCGCCATCATCCTGCCAGCCAATATATAACTGGTTTACTTTGGGATCGACTTTGTTGGGATGATTGAAATCTGCAAAGTCCTTTGTAAACGAAATGTCCACACCTTCATTGGCCCGAAAATGCACCAGATAGTCGGATACTCCTGGCCGCTGATGGTCGGGTTCACGATTGAGTTTCCCACTTCCATTATTAATTGGGTCGGTATCG
This window harbors:
- a CDS encoding carbohydrate-binding protein; the encoded protein is MVKSLMQTKYHLLNNIRWQIKQIDSYVFGKKILGVALMLVITASAHFAQVPKEYKGKPFKDAEYTKGAQLIPGRLELAYYDLGGEGVAYHDTDPINNGSGKLNREPDHQRPGVSDYLVHFRANEGVDISFTKDFADFNHPNKVDPKVNQLYIGWQDDGEWTNYTVDVKVPGLYKIITVYGFQDNKSSLWLNNKKAVDLILPENTGDFHRWTQATVGEVTFPVAGTNLLTLHYNKGSNLAYLDFVLVKQLPANKQ